One window of the Nocardia huaxiensis genome contains the following:
- a CDS encoding DegV family protein gives MAVVVVTDSSASLPADLSAELGVLAVPLHVLVDDREIREGVDECDIDYGSSTVTTSAASPGDLRAAYERALELSEGDGVVAVHLSRQLSGTWEAGRQAVRDMDAADRVRLVDSLSAGLGTGLTVLAAARRARTGVPLDMVYDTAVAASVRSRAFIVVNRTEQLRRGGRLSSAAAFFGTELVTKPILQIVDGRLELREKARTRSKAFTKLIAAAVDAAGDDGAAVAVQHLGAEEAAHTIAAQLRDLIPGIRELIIAEFGPTLGVHLGMGAVGALVVPGGCG, from the coding sequence ATGGCCGTCGTGGTTGTCACCGACTCGTCGGCCAGTTTGCCCGCCGACCTCAGCGCCGAACTGGGCGTGCTCGCGGTTCCGCTGCATGTGCTGGTCGACGACCGGGAGATCCGGGAGGGCGTGGACGAATGCGATATCGACTACGGTTCGTCCACGGTCACCACATCGGCGGCCTCGCCGGGTGACCTGCGCGCCGCCTACGAGCGCGCGCTGGAGCTGAGCGAGGGCGATGGCGTTGTCGCCGTGCACCTTTCGCGTCAGCTCTCCGGCACCTGGGAAGCGGGCCGCCAGGCCGTGCGCGATATGGACGCCGCCGACCGGGTGCGACTGGTCGACTCGCTCAGCGCCGGACTCGGCACCGGGCTCACCGTGCTGGCCGCCGCCCGCCGCGCCCGCACCGGCGTACCCCTGGACATGGTCTACGACACCGCCGTCGCCGCCTCGGTGCGCAGCCGCGCCTTCATCGTGGTGAACCGCACCGAGCAGTTGCGTCGCGGTGGACGCTTGAGCAGCGCCGCGGCGTTCTTCGGCACCGAGCTGGTCACCAAGCCGATCCTGCAGATCGTGGACGGCCGCCTGGAACTGCGCGAGAAGGCCCGCACCCGCTCCAAGGCGTTCACCAAACTCATTGCGGCAGCGGTGGATGCGGCCGGCGACGACGGCGCGGCCGTGGCAGTCCAGCACCTGGGTGCGGAAGAGGCCGCCCACACCATCGCCGCCCAGCTCCGCGACCTCATCCCCGGCATTCGCGAGCTCATCATCGCCGAATTCGGACCAACCTTGGGAGTGCACCTCGGCATGGGTGCCGTCGGCGCCCTCGTGGTCCCCGGAGGCTGCGGCTGA